The sequence below is a genomic window from Piliocolobus tephrosceles isolate RC106 chromosome 8, ASM277652v3, whole genome shotgun sequence.
TTTCATGCTGTATCTTCCCAGGTTTCTGCCCTTTTTACAACACTGACCACACTCATCTTCTTGACGCCATGTTACAGCTTCCAAGACACCCTACACTCCCAGTGCTGCCCTTTCAGCTTTGCCTGTCACTTTCCCGTCTCTCGCCTGGGCTCCTCTGCCCACCACATTCATGATGTTACTCAGGGTTCTCCCCTTGACACTTGCTTTTTCCAGTCTTTGCCTACTCTCTGATCTTAATGGCCTCCATGCTGTTGACTCCcaaacatttatctttgtgtATTACATCTCCCTGAGCTTTAGATTTATACATTCTACTGTCTGctgaacatatttatatattccatAAGGTTCCCCAAATCAGCATGTCAAAAACTGAATTCATAAACTCCCTTTATTCCCCAAACTGGCTTTTATTCCTCATTTTTACTGCAAAATCACCATCCACCTAAGTTTCTCCCACTGCACTGTCCCCCCAACATTCAACCAATCAACAGATCTTGCCACTTTTGTCTCTTGTATATTTCTGGCAGCTGTCACCTCTCGCACCCTGTTTCTGTGGTCCTAGTTAGGCTCAGGATCCATGGCCTCTCACTTAAGGTCCTGTGTGGCTGGCTCCTACAGGCTTCTCCAGACTCCAAGTCTATAAAGCAGATCTTGCCTTCTGTGCCCCAGTGGCTTTAAGAGGGTTGTCTTTACTGTTCCCACTTTTAAGGCTGGTAATTCCCACCACACATCTTGTTTCAGTGCCTATTCATTTGCTAACTGCATTCCTTATGTtgatgtattagtttgctaatgctgctctaacaaaataccacaaactgacTGGCTTAAAATAATAGATGTGTATTCCCAAACAGTTCTGGAGAGCAGGATTCTGAAatgaaggtgtcagcagagttgtatgagtccattcttgcactgttATAATGAAATACcttaaactgggtaatttataaagaagaggtttaattgttcATGGTTCTGTTGGCTATttaggaagcatagtggcttctgcttttggggaggcctcaggaaacttacaatcatggaggaaggtgaaggggaagcaggcacatcttacatggccagagcaggattaagagagagaggtgggaggtaccacacacttttaaacaatgacatctcgtgataactcactcactataccATAACAAAGGGGATAGCTCTAAATCATTAATGAGAactccacctccatgatccagtcacctcccaccagaccccacctccaatactgggagTTACAATTAGACTTGAGATTTGGACAGGGTCACATATCCAGATCATACGATTCCACACCTGCCCCCTCCCAAAATTTTATGTCCTTctcaaatttcaaaatacaatcatgccttcccaacagtcccctgaagtcttaacttattccaacattaactcaaaagtccaaagtgtcatctgagacaaggctagtCCTTTCCATTTTTgatcctgtaaaataaaaaaattaattactcccaaggtacaatgggggtacaggcattgggtaaatactcccaAAAGGGAGAAGGTGgtcaaaacaaaagggctacaggctccatgcaagtccaaaacccagcagggcagtcataaacctcaaagctccaaaataatctaaTTTGACTGCATGTCTCACACCGTTGCATCCACACTGGTGCAAGGaatgggctcccaaggccttgggcagcttcaACCCTGTGGCGTTGCAGGGTTCAGCCTCTGCGGCTGCTCTCAAGAACTGATGTtaagtgtctgcagcttttccaggtagaGGGTGCAACCTGCTGGTgaatctatcattctggggtctggaggattgTGGCCCTCTGTTCACAGCTCCACTGGGTAGTGCCCCACTacccaaccccacatttcccgtctgcactgccctagtagaggttctccatgaggctCTGTCCCTggagcaggcttctgcctggacatccaggcttttccatacatcctctgaaatccatgCAGAGGTTCCCACACCTCAATTCTTGCTTtgtgtgcacctgcaggcttaacattATGTGAAAGCTTCtaaggcttatggcttgcaccctctcGAGCAGCCACCTGAGCTATAAATGGGTCCCTTTGAGCAACAGCTGGAGCTGGACTGGCTGGCATGCAGGCAGCAGTGTCTGGAGGCTGGGTTGGGCAGTGGGGCCCTGGTCCTGGACTAAAAATACTATTTAGTCTtcctagacctctgggcctgtgatgggaggggctgccacaatgTTCTCTGAAGTGCCTTCAAAGCCTTCTCCCCATTGTCCTATCAGCACTTGGCTCcccttatgcaaatttctgcaccCAGCTTAAATTCATTGCCAGAAAAAGAGGttcttcttttctaccacatggccaggctgaaaactttccaaagttttacactctgcttcccttttaaatataagttccagtttcaggtcatttctttactcatgcatgtgcacacatagGCTGTTTGAAGCAGTTGGGTCACATCTTGAATATTTTTTTGGttagaatttttttctgccagataccctaaatcatcactcttaagttcCAAGGTCCCACAGATCCTTAGCTCTTTGCTAACATACAAGTGACATTTTCTCCAGTTGCCAATATATTCCTCACCTCTGAGACCTGGGCCTCACTGTCCACATCACTATGAGTATTTTGGTCAcagccattcaataagtctctaggaagttcaaactttccctcatctttctgtcctcttctgagccctccatatATTCTTCTAACCTCTGCTCATTACCCAACTCCAAGGTTGATTCctcattttcaggtatctttatagcaatgcaccACTTtaagtaccaattttctgtattagtctgtttttgcattggtataaagaaatacccaagactgggtaatttatagagaaaagaggtttaatggctcacagttttgcaggctgtagaGGAAGCATGATGGCTTctacttctggtgaggcctcagaaaacttacaatcatggcagaaggcaagcaggcacatcttaaaacatggccagagcaggagcaagagagtgtCGAGAGGTgccatacacttaaaaaaaaaaaaaaaaaaacagatcatgAGCACTCTCCAACTATAAAACCAGTACTAataagggatggtgctaaaccactcatgagaactctgcccccatgatccaatcacctcccaccaggccctacctccaacactgggaattacaatctGACatgattttgggtggggacacagagccaaaccatatcaatggccATGCTCATGCTCCAGTTTCTGTGGTTGCAGGCAATGCTTGGTGTTCCCTGGTGTGCAGCTACATGACTGttttctgcctctgtcatcacacagcagcttttcaaaaaaaagaagaagaagaaaaagaaaaaagaggtaagGAAGATAGAGTTGAATTCATGTAAGGCTCAGGTTTTGTCAGTTATAACTTAAAGACAATAGGGCAAAGGAGTTTACGATATTGCCATGATAGTGGCAGAAGATGACAGATCTAAGTTGGATGGAGACGTAAATGAAAAGGTGACTAATGGAACTACTGAGAATTTAAAAACTGGCATATTGGGTTTGACTCTCAAACTTTCCAAAGCACTTTGTATTTATCTGCTTTAATCCAACAGTTTTATCACCAACTATACAGTGTGCTGTGCTACACTGCAGGGGGATGCAGCTGTAAATAAGAAAATCAACACTGATCATTTTGTAGAAAAGCATGAAGACtagtaaaattcatttattttatcttttagagatggagtctcagtctgtcactcaggccggagtgcagtggcacaatgaaggctcactccagccttgatcTTCCAgggttaagtgattctcccaccacagcctccctagtagctgggactacacgccactatgacaatttttttttttttttttggtagagacaaggtctccctatgttgcccaggctggtctcaaactcctgggctctaacgatcctcccacttgggcctcccaaagtgctgggattacaggcataacccaCCACACATGGCCAAAACTAGTAACAGTTAATACAATGATCAGTACAATTAATAAGATCTAGGTACAAGGTAGTTAAGAACATGAAAAAGGATACTTTTCACTTCATGGTAAGACATGGTTATCAggaaacattctttaaaaactgCCTTAAATAGCTCTTGAGACAGCTGCAAGTAAAGCTGGGATAAAGAAaaccattctgagtagcatgaatAGCATAAAAAAGCATAGCAAAAGCCTAATCAGAAGATAAGGCTTATGGGAAAACAATGCAAGATAGGGCTGTAAAGATAATTTAAAGCCAAATTAGAGAGAGCCTTAAATGTTGTAAGGAATCCGGACTTCATTCAGTAGGCAGTGGAGAGATAGTTCAAGTCTATAAACACAATCAATTATGTGCTCTAAGAAGAAACCATTTTGTTTCAGGTGAGGTTCAGGCATCATCTCAAGCTTCTAAAGATGATGATCAGAATCAGATGCTTCTTACATGCCAGCAGGGTAGAAAGACACTAGTCTAAGGAAAGCCTATGCATATCTCTCAATCTTTATCAAACAAAATTTGGAAGAAACCACCTATAACTAGCTAAGCTGACCTagtaaaatcaaaatttaaaaagcagaccATTCccataacaaaagaaatatagatattgaatatatacaatttatttaataaattaatgtcaTTCAAAATACAGTGCCAGAACATGATGCAGTTGAACATGCTAGTAATATTTGTCATGAAGCACCTGTGCTCATGTTAGATTGGCGGCGCCCCACTACTGCTAGTGGTTCCTGGGATTAATGCCAGAGCAGCGCTAGTTATCTGCTCTTCTGCACAGCTAGTGCAGAGAATTCCTGAACAGTTCACCTTACTAATCCTAACCCCCACACGCACACAACAGGTTAAAAAAAACACACCCTGACAGCTAACAGATCTATACACAATCACTCTACAGTAATGCTTGTTATTAAATTAAGATGTAATGACCTGGTTAACCCACTCTAAATCTTGAAGATGGAGAACTACATCAGCAGCAGGTAGTTATATGCATGAGCCAATGTTAACATAATACAGAAAGTGGAGGCTTTTACTGATTAAAGCTCCACGCAGACCCGCACAATGAGGGGCTGGCAATTCTTACTGCAAGCCCAGCAACGTAAGTCCATACCTGGTAAATGACCAGCTGACTGGAAGACCTGTATTCTAGATAGACAAGTATAAGTTAGTGAAAAGAGAATACATGCACCTAATAGTATAGTTAGACTGATCCTGCAGTCAATAGCTTTCCCTGTGTAATACCATAAAATTATGGAAGATCTTCCTCAACTAGAGTATAGGATTTAGACGTTTCTATACCAACATGGACATTAGTGTTAAGTGCAGTTGAATTAATTACACTGAAAACTGTATTCCAGGACTTCAGAACAGAAGCACGGGAATGAAATACACATACTAAAATAACCTCAGCACAATTTGTGATATACCACACTAGGAACAGGAAACTACTTTATAAATGAACTTTTTGAACTATACATACACAGGGCTAACAATGTTAGATAATCCAGATTCTTATACTCTCATGATTACACATAAAGTTTCTCAATTATTGAATAATCTATTTCATATTATGGAAGCATATCTTTCTGTAAGACTCACTGATATATATTATACTGATGCAAATATTAAGTAgggcataaaaataaaatttatcaaagaTAGATTTTTATGTAGTCATATTTAGTTCTTTCATAGCCTCTTTTGTTTagcaaagaaaatgataaagcacATAACTCAGGCGTGCACTCCCTGAACTTCCCAACTATACAGGTGGTAGTGCAACCATTTCTCCATCCAGTTCAAACTCTTCTGTCCCATCCGTTGAAAAAAGGTAAGTTGGTGGTTTCCATGGAGACTCTTCAAGGCAGGATGGATAGAGTTTCCCCACAGTGCATCGAAAATCTCTCCCCAAGTCCCACAGTACACGTTCAGATATATGCTGCCGCAGAGACCACCGGTCAAGTTCCAGGTCATATTGGTAGGTGACGTACTTAGCTCGTTCATTTAAGTGGGTTTCTCGCATAAACACACATAGAGAATTTGAGATCACAACAGCTCTAACACAGGGGTCAGAGTACCTCTTAGCAGGGATGTTGGCTGCCATTTTCCACTCATTTTTATTCACGTCATAAATTTCCACAGTTACTGAAGACCCATCTACAGTGCCAGAGGGGAGTCTTATGCCGGAATTGGTAGCAATATGCAACCCTCCAATATAGAAAATTTTATCACCAAAAGCTGCAGCTGAAGCAAAGGACCTACTAGTCTGTCTCATGGCCATTTCTACCCATGAATCAGACCTTGGAAAGTAACAGTACATGAGGTTCAGTGTCATCACATAAATGCAGTCATGAACCACGACTGCTGCACTCCATTGCCAAGCACAAGGTAAAGGGCTTACCATCGTCCACTCATCTTTCTCAGTGTCGTATCTTTCTACAGTCCTCCGATTAAGTTCTCCACCTACGCTATCTCCTCCAATTGCATAGATATAGCCTTCACAGCAAACCAAAGACGGCTTTATGCGGACAAAAAGCATTGGGGTCTTTGGAAACCAGGTATTTTGCTGTGCATCAAACCAATAAAAGCaattcacagttctgaaggcagTCTGAAGTTTGCTTGTTTTACTgtgatttgtttttgtgtttttcagaggAACTTGACCGCCTGCTATGTAGATATCATTATCAGGTGTTACAACAGTCCCAACTTTATGCAAATCAGCTGGCGGGCTACAGAGCTTGTAAACTTTTTCTGCTTGGGGGCTGTAACAGACAGAAGAGTAAAGACTACAAGGATTTTCTGAAGATGCTTCAATGAAAATCATCATTTCCTCTTTAGTCATCCCAAGTCTTGGTTTGAAAAACTTGGGCATGGACTTATACAGACCTTGAACCACCACTGACTTATCATTGGGTGGCAGACCTTGAAACCAAGCTCTCTGTGTTACTTCTGAAAGTGCATCAATTCTGATTTGGCTAAGAACAGAAGACAAATACTGGGATCGTGATTCTGTGTTATACTCTAGCCACAGCATAGCAGCTTCTCGaacagtttcttccttttctacatttaaattGTCACTACTGAGAATGTCTATCAGTAGGTCATGTGACAGCTGCATGAACGCGTCCTGATGATACACAGCAGTGAACTTGTGCTCCACCATTCTTTTAGCACTCTGTTTTAATTCCTCACAACTGAAGAGATCAGCAAAACTCAACAATCGTACACAATTCTccgcatttatttttttaattaaatattctcGACAACGTTGTAACACATCTTCTACCtagaatgagaaggaaaaaaaacaggcTGATAGGGCCAGGACagacacattttacttttatgtaaGACATAAGTAAATTAGTCAGATGCCCAcagtgtaatttttattttcagatacaCACATCTGGGCTAAGAGATAAGGTCTTCTGGTAGTAATAAAATCAGAAGACTATATAATTTTGCAGTAATTTTTTCCTGTTCAGTGGCCTACTTAACTGTTCTATTTAGGAACCAGTAGTACAACAATAAATAggttcttaaaaaacaaaacagccttaAAGAATAGGCAAGCAAATTCATACATAAGTCATACTTTTCCTAGACTTCATATATAATTGAGAGAACTATacgaaaaaatgtaaacaaatcatAGTATACAGAAAATTATTGTTGTTGAGTAACTGGATTTTGGTTTCCTCAACTTGGACAAGACAGTCACATAAAACCAGCAAATCATGCACAATGAGTAAGAGTAGTTATTTGCCATTCTTATCTAGAGAGGTAAGTTATCAAAGCAACACAAAATAGACTTACGTGAAGTTATAAATTACCTATATTTAAATGACCCATCTTAAGACACTGTAAGCTtcctaaatttgttttttcttaataagGTAGATCTCGGTTGAATCAGATGTGCTACCTACTATATTTCTGCAGCATCACAGTGATTAACTAGAAACTGTTTACACTGAGAAGTCAGGTTGCTTGGATTTAAAACTTAAAAGGTTGCTTggatttaaaacttaaattggCCAATTAAACTACTTATTAGGAAAGAAGTTTCAAATCTCTAAAGTTCAAttttctcttatataaaatggggaaataacGGTTATCTACCTCAAATGAGCACTGCAAGGATCAGATgagaatatatataaagtattagtACAGCATCTGGTACTGAAACACATGATCACTTCATGTGGTTGATAGTGAAAGTCACATTGGTAGTCACAGAATGCCCCATCTCAGGCTTGCCAGGGAAACATATTCTAAGAGGCAGAGTCCTGTTTTGCATTTGAGCAAGCAGATGTAGTATACGGTTTTCAttaaaatggcagaaaaaaaCTATAAGGAGCACTGTCAATATTTACAGTAACAAAGTATGCTGGAAtcagattttcttaaaattcctTAATGCCTTATGAATTCTGAGAAATGCCTGCTTTTAAAAGAAGGaccaataaaaaattagctgggtgtgctggtgcatgcctatgatcccagcactttgggattataGGAAGGAGGATTTATTGAGCCCAGCAAttcgagattgcagtgagctatgaccatgccactgcactccagcctgggcaacagaacaagacatgtctctaaaaatagaaagtaatgaCAACTTGCAAGCTATATAAAGACAGTGCTTACAGTAAACATTTCTCCCTTTGGAAATGTTTGGAATTACTAGCGCAACAGCAAGCTACcccagcctcaatttccccagaGTTGTGGGTAGAGTAGGACACTAACAATAAGGTTAGTGTATTAAGGAGTAAAGGTTGGTCATATGTTgtaactcacatctgtaatgctagcactttgggaggcccaggtgagagaactgcctgagctcaggagtttgagactagactgagCAACATAAGacgaccttgtctctacaaaaaaatcaaaaaattagccaagtgtagtgatGCACgtctatagacccagctactcaagaggctgaggctggggacaacttgagcccaggagatcgaggctgcagtgagctgtgatgtcaccactgtgctgcagcctggacaacagagcaagaccctgtcacacacacaaaaaagaagtaaaagttgagtatccctaattcaaaaattcaaaatacaaaatgttccaaaatctgaaatactctgagtgctgacatgacactcaaaggaaatactCACTGGAGTATTTCAGAGTCTAGATTTTTAGATTAGGGATGCTGAACTAGTCAATATAatcctaaaatctgaaaaaacctGAAATCTGAAACTGGCTGAACTGGATTTCTGATCCCAACCATTTTGGATAAAGGTTTTAATCAACCTATGGAAgactaaaaaggaaggaaactacATAAAGCGTGAACTGAGTTCTGGTTTCCAGAATTACACCCAGGTGTTGGCATTCAACCAGTGTCATGCATATTCATTCAGCgcatatttattaagtacttaacAAATATCATGAACAGTGCTCTCCAAATTTAACCTTTGGTCTAAAGGTTCTCCCTttgaagaaactttctgaaatacAATGGTATTCCAAAACAggagatgaaatgaaaaaaacgTATATtcctcttaaaatttaaaaagggaacGTGATGAGGAAATAAAGAGTAAAACAGTTTGTCATCCATAAATATATCAGCCATCACTTGTTTTGTTTAAATACTTCTCCTTAATTGCTCAATATGGTCACATagccattataaatatttatcataatttCCAAGTTTTCTGTGAAAAGTAATATGAAAAATTAGTACATCTAAgctctaagcaaaaaaaaaaaaaaaaaaaatcgaaacaCTTAAATTTAATAAACACTGTTAAACATTACTTTAatttggctgggggtggtggctcatgcctgtaatctcagcactttgggaggccaaggcgggtggatcatttgaggacaggagttccagaccagcctggccaacatggcgaaacactgactctactaaaaatacaaaaattagccgggaatggtgtaatcccagctacttgggaggctgaggcaggagaatcacttgaatccaggagaaagcggttgtagtgaaccaaagattgtgccattgcactccagcctggacaagagtgaaactctcaaAAACAAATTACTTTAACATGAAATCAAAATTCTCAGGTATGTTAGGCAGTAAAACACACAAAACCAGTATAATATTTTCACCTATCTCTTTTATTAACAGATTTACATTCCTATCACAAAACTACTTAGTTTATGGGGTAATCAAATCCTATTGTTTTTCCcttacacattttattaaaaaaaaaaaaccttttacctTCTAAAATATGTAATAAGAAAGTTATATAGATAAAAGACAttactgggccaggcatggtggttcaggtctgtaatcccagggctttgagaggtcaatgcaggaggattgcttgagcctgggattttgagactagcctgggcaacacagtgagatcctgtctctacaaaaaataaaaatactggccgggtgcagtggctcacgcctgtaatccagcactttgggaggccaaggtgggcggatcatgaggtcaggagattgagaccattctggctaacgcggtgaaactccgtctctactaaaaatattagttaaaaaaattaaaaataaataaatgggccgggcgcggtggctcaagcctgtaatcccagcactttgggaggccgagacgggtggatcacatcaggagatcgagaccatcctggctaacatggtgaaactccgtctctactaaaaatacaaaaaactagccaggcgacgtggcgggcgcctgtagtcccagctactcgggaggctgaggcaggagaatggcgtgaacccgggaggcggagcttgcagtgagctgagatccggccactgcactccagcctgggcggcagagcgagaccctgtctcaaaaaaataaataaataaataaataaataaataaataagtaaataattagccaggcatggtggtgggtgcctgtactcccagctactcgggaggctgaggcaggagaatggcatgaacctgggaggcaaaacttgcagtgagcagagattgtgccactagactccagcctgggcgacagacaaataagtaaataaaaatactagctgggcatggtggtgcgcacctttagtcatcccagctactcaggaggctgaagcaggaggatcacctgagcccatgagctcaaggcttcagtgaaccatgactgccaatgcactccaacctgggtgaccaaaccagaccctgtctcaaaaacataaataaataaggtttaaCAATGTTTCCTCACAAAATAAACCACATAATAAACCAATAAGCCACAACTCATGTATGTAACTGAGGAAGAAAATGCTTACCTgtaggctgagtacagtggctcacacctgtaatcccagcactttggaaggccgaggtgggtggatcaccaggtcaggagttcaagaccagcccgaccaacatggtgaaaccccgtactaaatatacaaaaattaacgcctgtaatcccagctactcaggaggctgaggcaggagaatcacttgaacctgggaggtggaggttgcagtgagccgagatcacgccactgcactccagcctgggcaacagagaaggactccgtctaaaaaaaatatCTATATGCTTACCTGTAGGAAGCAAGCTGTTTCATAAAGCTGTTCTACAGTGCTGTCATTCATTGCCAAGTTACCCGTGTATGCGTAAGTTATTATTATCTGTAAGGTGGCAGCATCCACATTCCTCAGGTGTACATGGGTTTGTTTGCTTTCACTTAGTCCACTCATAAACATGGCCCTACAGGGGAGATGGAGAAAACAAAAGTTGTAAGGGTTTTGTGTAAAACAAATGTAGAGCTGAAAAGAACAATTAGACAACAA
It includes:
- the KBTBD2 gene encoding kelch repeat and BTB domain-containing protein 2, coding for MSTQDERQINTEYAVSLLEQLKLFYEQQLFTDIVLIVEGTEFPCHKMVLATCSSYFRAMFMSGLSESKQTHVHLRNVDAATLQIIITYAYTGNLAMNDSTVEQLYETACFLQVEDVLQRCREYLIKKINAENCVRLLSFADLFSCEELKQSAKRMVEHKFTAVYHQDAFMQLSHDLLIDILSSDNLNVEKEETVREAAMLWLEYNTESRSQYLSSVLSQIRIDALSEVTQRAWFQGLPPNDKSVVVQGLYKSMPKFFKPRLGMTKEEMMIFIEASSENPCSLYSSVCYSPQAEKVYKLCSPPADLHKVGTVVTPDNDIYIAGGQVPLKNTKTNHSKTSKLQTAFRTVNCFYWFDAQQNTWFPKTPMLFVRIKPSLVCCEGYIYAIGGDSVGGELNRRTVERYDTEKDEWTMVSPLPCAWQWSAAVVVHDCIYVMTLNLMYCYFPRSDSWVEMAMRQTSRSFASAAAFGDKIFYIGGLHIATNSGIRLPSGTVDGSSVTVEIYDVNKNEWKMAANIPAKRYSDPCVRAVVISNSLCVFMRETHLNERAKYVTYQYDLELDRWSLRQHISERVLWDLGRDFRCTVGKLYPSCLEESPWKPPTYLFSTDGTEEFELDGEMVALPPV